Proteins encoded by one window of Mycoplasma capricolum subsp. capricolum ATCC 27343:
- the mgtE gene encoding magnesium transporter: MVDLENKEQEILEFYNNKEFDKCIEIIKKLRYADVGEILNYLDEKIAFNLYKKLEINKASQIFNYLSFDLKEYILTNLNQTKIKQLINDLYTDDIINAVENMPVEVVKKVFNAASKEQKKEIASILKYDIDTAGSIMSVNFLSVKQTTTVSKTIKEIQKNHDDYDEIDDVFVVNKLNQLVGSIEVKDLILNDMNTKVENIMNTKVISINSNQSQEDASNALKKYDISTLAVVDNNNVLVGIITSDDIIDVLIEETNEDMQKYTGIRTNETNYFDTSIFKMFISRIWSLVLMLGLTIITNSLLLIIFQKYNWTPTIKTKEELLFMLIPLSIILSTVIICCANQTLVMIRRAISLEQINKKSLKTIVLKELVVSLMIAFVLIIVNLLKMILIYAVKYNANLTNINIWNSILISSAGIFISIIFANLLSLFLPLIVKKIGKDSSSVSLPLFALIIDILCVGVFLGIGLLV, from the coding sequence ATGGTGGATTTAGAAAATAAAGAACAAGAAATTTTAGAGTTTTATAATAATAAAGAGTTTGATAAATGTATAGAAATTATTAAAAAGTTAAGATATGCTGATGTTGGTGAAATTTTAAATTATTTAGATGAAAAAATTGCTTTTAATCTATATAAAAAATTAGAAATAAATAAAGCTAGTCAAATCTTTAATTATTTATCTTTTGATTTAAAAGAATATATACTCACTAATTTAAATCAAACAAAAATCAAACAATTAATTAATGATTTATACACAGATGATATTATTAATGCTGTTGAAAATATGCCTGTTGAAGTTGTTAAAAAAGTCTTTAATGCCGCTTCAAAAGAACAAAAAAAAGAAATTGCTAGCATTTTAAAATATGATATTGATACTGCTGGAAGTATTATGAGTGTTAATTTTTTATCTGTTAAACAAACTACTACAGTTTCTAAAACTATTAAAGAAATACAAAAAAATCACGATGATTATGATGAAATTGATGATGTTTTTGTAGTAAATAAGTTAAACCAATTAGTAGGAAGTATTGAAGTAAAAGATTTAATTTTAAACGATATGAATACTAAAGTTGAAAATATTATGAATACTAAAGTTATTAGTATTAATTCAAACCAATCTCAAGAAGATGCAAGTAATGCTTTAAAAAAATATGATATTAGTACTTTAGCTGTAGTTGATAATAATAATGTTTTAGTTGGAATTATTACTTCAGATGATATTATTGATGTTTTAATTGAAGAAACTAATGAAGACATGCAAAAATATACTGGAATAAGAACAAATGAAACTAATTATTTTGATACTTCAATTTTTAAAATGTTTATTTCAAGAATTTGATCATTAGTTTTAATGTTAGGACTAACTATTATTACAAATAGTTTATTGTTGATAATTTTTCAAAAATATAATTGAACACCTACTATAAAAACAAAAGAAGAACTATTGTTTATGCTAATTCCACTAAGTATTATTTTATCAACTGTAATTATTTGTTGTGCAAATCAAACTTTAGTAATGATTAGAAGAGCAATTAGTTTAGAACAAATTAATAAAAAGAGTTTAAAAACTATTGTATTAAAAGAACTTGTAGTTTCTTTAATGATTGCTTTTGTTTTAATTATTGTTAATCTTTTGAAAATGATATTAATTTATGCAGTTAAATACAATGCTAATTTAACTAATATTAATATTTGAAATAGTATTTTAATATCATCAGCGGGAATATTTATAAGTATTATATTTGCAAATCTTTTATCATTATTTCTACCACTAATTGTTAAAAAAATAGGAAAAGATTCTTCTTCTGTTTCTTTACCATTATTTGCTCTAATTATTGATATTTTATGTGTTGGTGTATTTTTAGGAATAGGA